A stretch of Roseibium porphyridii DNA encodes these proteins:
- a CDS encoding LysR family transcriptional regulator, with product MSTLNNGRPDIRSMEAFAAVVRYGSMTAAAQRLSISQPAVTRMVKDLEARVGFALFERNGPKISPTAKGIKFFEESQRVMANLSQLTERAHAIRDERLAAIDIVATPTMSAGLVGPVLSRVADVLPDFVHVETTTSERVLHALRQRTADLGFSAYPSEHDRLKCLARFDSLVVAVVRKGSRFDGDEPIPLSVFASERMATICNGYGVRDAINRALGEAGIRPSSEIATNSSLSAAMAARAGLGVALCDPVTALGVPIEGVSIRPLTAKISYAWGLFADDENPLRDRLNLVVEACVAESEQIIQGVEKLWN from the coding sequence ATGTCAACACTGAATAATGGGCGGCCTGACATTCGCTCAATGGAAGCTTTTGCCGCTGTGGTCCGCTACGGGTCCATGACGGCCGCCGCCCAGAGGTTGTCAATCAGCCAGCCGGCTGTGACGAGAATGGTCAAGGATTTGGAGGCGCGCGTAGGTTTTGCGTTGTTCGAGCGGAACGGGCCAAAAATCTCTCCGACCGCCAAGGGGATCAAATTTTTTGAAGAATCCCAGCGTGTTATGGCAAACCTGTCGCAATTGACGGAACGGGCTCATGCGATCAGAGACGAAAGGTTAGCTGCTATCGACATCGTTGCGACTCCGACAATGTCCGCAGGACTGGTCGGACCGGTGCTGTCACGCGTCGCTGACGTATTGCCTGATTTTGTTCATGTCGAAACGACAACTTCAGAACGGGTTCTGCACGCACTTCGTCAACGCACGGCCGACCTTGGGTTTTCAGCCTATCCGAGTGAGCACGACCGCTTGAAATGCCTTGCTCGTTTTGACTCTCTGGTCGTCGCCGTGGTCCGGAAGGGGAGCCGCTTTGATGGTGACGAGCCGATCCCGCTCTCGGTGTTCGCAAGCGAAAGAATGGCAACCATCTGCAACGGTTACGGTGTTCGTGACGCCATCAATCGCGCACTTGGCGAAGCAGGCATAAGACCTTCGTCTGAAATTGCCACCAACTCGTCCCTGAGCGCGGCAATGGCGGCGCGGGCAGGGTTGGGGGTCGCTCTCTGTGATCCGGTAACTGCACTTGGCGTGCCGATTGAAGGTGTGTCAATCCGGCCTTTGACGGCCAAGATTAGCTACGCATGGGGTTTGTTCGCCGACGACGAGAACCCACTGAGAGATCGTCTCAATCTGGTGGTCGAAGCTTGCGTTGCCGAAAGCGAGCAGATCATTCAAGGTGTTGAAAAGCTTTGGAACTAA